A genomic stretch from Topomyia yanbarensis strain Yona2022 unplaced genomic scaffold, ASM3024719v1 HiC_scaffold_178, whole genome shotgun sequence includes:
- the LOC131694874 gene encoding uncharacterized protein LOC131694874, producing the protein MACILCGKTPSVKYEVNGHTYNTGYYLADGIYPPLATLVQTIASPVGQKRKYFAERQESTRKDVERAFGVLMARFAIIKNPARLWNKEDLKSIMRTCIILHNMIIEDEREDLTSYDIEESNVHEVVRPVDDFTAFLGRYREVHNTSLHHQLQNDLIEHLWNMKGDEE; encoded by the exons ATGGCATGCATTCTTTG CGGCAAAACACCATCAGTGAAGTATGAGGTTAATGGTCACACTTACAATACCGGGTACTATTTAGCAGACGGAATATATCCTCCACTTGCCACACTTGTGCAAACGATAGCGTCGCCCGTTGGCCAAAAGCGCAAG tACTTCGCAGAAAGGCAAGAGTCAACTAGAAAAGATGTGGAACGCGCCTTCGGTGTGTTGATGGCACGGTTTGCCATTATAAAAAATCCGGCTAGGTTGTGGAATAAAGAGGATTTGAAATCTATTATGCGCACCTGTATAATTCTTCATAATATGATCATTGAAGATGAACGGGAAGATTTAACGTCATACGATATAGAGGAAAGCAATGTTCATGAAGTAGTGAGACCAGTTGATGATTTTACAGCGTTTCTGGGTCGATACAGAGAAGTACATAACACCAGCCTTCATCATCAACTACAGAATGACCTGATTGAGCATCTTTGGAATATGAAAGGGGATGAAGAGTAG